One segment of Carya illinoinensis cultivar Pawnee chromosome 1, C.illinoinensisPawnee_v1, whole genome shotgun sequence DNA contains the following:
- the LOC122281297 gene encoding zinc finger BED domain-containing protein RICESLEEPER 4-like: protein MGIGDEPDVPPPSGSAKPPRPRSNKKRSWTWEHFTKVDGDPSEPHAACNHCGQEVGCHSKKQGTTGLISHLNGCQRYKIAKGLAAKDQTTMSYETSTATDGTQVKKMVIPQYSEKLLRDALAEIIIEDEMPFMTVEKRGFRKFVKLIEPRFPMPSRTLH from the exons atgggtattggggatgaGCCGGATGTACCACCTCCATCCGGGAGTGCCAAGCCACCACGTccacgatcaaataaaaaaagatcgtggacgtgggaacatttcacCAAGGTTGACGGTGATCCCTCGGAACCGCACGCAGCTTGCAACCATTGTGGCCAAGAAGTtggatgtcattcaaagaaacaaggcactACTGGATTGATATCACATCTAAATGGTTGCCAGAGGTATAAGATAGCGAAGGGATTGGCGGCCAAAGATCAGACAACGATGAGTTATGAAACTTCTACTGCGACTGATGGTACGCAAGTTAAGAAAATGGTtatccctcaatacagtgagaagtTGTTGAGAGATGCGCTTGCCGAGATAatcattgaagatgagatgccttttatgACAGTTGAAAAAAGAGGGTTCCGCAAGTTTGTCAAGCTCATTGAGCCACGATTCCCAATGCCGTCACG CACACTACATTGA